The Setaria italica strain Yugu1 chromosome IX, Setaria_italica_v2.0, whole genome shotgun sequence genome has a window encoding:
- the LOC101769456 gene encoding photosystem I reaction center subunit II, chloroplastic — translation MAMATQASAATRHLLAAAWSPAAKAPRSSQLALPSSSRGPAPLRAAAEEAPAAATQEAPKGFVPPQLDPNTPSPIFGGSTGGLLRKAQVEEFYVITWTSPKEQVFEMPTGGAAIMREGPNLLKLARKEQCLALGTRLRSKYKINYQFYRVFPNGEVQYLHPKDGVYPEKVNAGRQGVGQNFRSIGKNVSPIEVKFTGKNTFDI, via the coding sequence ATGGCCATGGCCACGCAAGCCTCCGCCGCGACGCGCCACCTCTTGGCCGCGGCCTGGTCGCCAGCGGCGAAGGCGCCGCGGTCCTCGCAGCTCGCGCTCCCGTCGTCCTCCCGCGGGCCGGCCCCGCTccgcgcggccgccgaggaggcccccgcggcggcgacccAGGAGGCGCCCAAGGGGTTCGTGCCCCCGCAGCTTGACCCCAACACCCCGTCCCCGATCTTCGGCGGCAGCACGGGCGGGCTGCTCCGGAAGGCGCAGGTGGAGGAGTTCTACGTGATCACGTGGACGTCCCCCAAGGAGCAGGTGTTCGAGATGCCGacgggcggcgccgccatcaTGCGGGAGGGGCCCAACCTCCTGAAGCTGGCGCGCAAGGAGCAGTGCCTGGCGCTCGGCACCAGGCTGCGCTCCAAGTACAAGATCAACTACCAGTTCTACCGCGTCTTCCCCAACGGCGAGGTCCAGTACCTCCACCCCAAGGACGGCGTCTACCCGGAGAAGGTCAACGCCGGCAGGCAGGGCGTGGGGCAGAACTTCCGCAGCATCGGCAAGAACGTCAGCCCCATCGAGGTCAAGTTCACCGGCAAGAACACCTTCGACATCTAA